Proteins co-encoded in one Pseudomonadota bacterium genomic window:
- a CDS encoding CBS domain-containing protein, producing the protein MLKARDIMTKDVITVSPDMPVDKLASILFENGISGVPVVDEDGKLLSIVTENDLIDQTKKVHIPTVLTILDSFIYLENPGKFEKEIKKMAG; encoded by the coding sequence ATGCTTAAAGCAAGGGACATTATGACTAAAGATGTTATAACCGTGTCGCCTGATATGCCAGTGGATAAACTCGCCAGCATTCTTTTTGAAAACGGAATCAGCGGCGTTCCGGTGGTGGATGAGGATGGCAAGCTTCTTTCAATAGTGACTGAAAACGATCTTATTGACCAGACCAAAAAGGTTCACATACCTACGGTGCTGACAATTCTCGATTCGTTTATTTATCTGGAAAATCCGGGGAAATTCGAAAAAGAAATAAAGAAGATGGCCGG